AAAAGTAACGAACAAAATTAACAAACAAGCCGCATTGTAAACGCCTGGTACTGGCTGGCTATCCATTTCCTGAAGCCGCTATCCGGAAAGCGAAAAATTGTTATGCCACCGTATCCCGGGTAAAGCGGTATTTAAACTGACCGAGCAGCTGATACAGTTTCGCTTTTTCCTCACCGGGCAGGTGGGCCAGCAGCTCATTAAGCCAGCCCTGGTGGGCCCGGGCCATCTGATCAAATTGCTGCTTCCCGGCGGCGGTGAGCTTCACCCGGCAGGAGCGGCGATCCTGGGGATCATAAACCCGCACCGCCATGCCCTCTTTTTCCAGGCTGTCTGCCAGGCCGGTAATATTCCCCCCGGTCACCAGCATCAGACGGGATAATTCACCCATTTTGATGCCGTCCGGAAAGCGATCGAGCTGGGCGAGCATATCAAAGCGCGGTAATGTGCTGCCAAACTGCTCGCGCATACGCTGGCGCAACTCGGTTTCAATAAGGCTGACGCAGGAAAGCAGCCGTAGCCAGAGCTTAACATCCATCACTTCTGCGTCTGAATCAGTTACATTTACCTTTGATTTCATTAAATATTTTCCTCTTCAGGTGGGCAGCACATTACGGGAAATTCTCACCATCCGCGATGTGACACTTCTCACAGCTGTGCAATTATCCACCAGGTGTGGCTGGACAAATTTATTTTAAACATAAAATATTCATATGTGAAATATACGCCCTTTTGCCCGATTATCTTGATAATCTTTCCCTGACAGGAGCCTATCATGGCGGAATTAAAAGCAAACCGGATGTTTAACAACAACAAGTTCAAGCTGGGTTTCTTTGCAGCTAACTGCTCTGGCGGTATGGCGGTAACCAAACTGGA
This Shimwellia blattae DSM 4481 = NBRC 105725 DNA region includes the following protein-coding sequences:
- a CDS encoding MarR family winged helix-turn-helix transcriptional regulator produces the protein MKSKVNVTDSDAEVMDVKLWLRLLSCVSLIETELRQRMREQFGSTLPRFDMLAQLDRFPDGIKMGELSRLMLVTGGNITGLADSLEKEGMAVRVYDPQDRRSCRVKLTAAGKQQFDQMARAHQGWLNELLAHLPGEEKAKLYQLLGQFKYRFTRDTVA